The following nucleotide sequence is from Flavimarina sp. Hel_I_48.
TGTTACATCCCAATATTAAAAAACAGTATGATTCCGCTAAAGGCGAAATGCTTCAGCAAAAAGGCTATACCTCAGTTGCCGAATATACAGAAGAGGTTAATGGAAACCTTGGAAAACAGCAGGTAATCAAAGTTTCTGGGGAAGAATTCCTCCAGAATAAAAATTTCCATAAAGAAGTCTTTGGTCCGTTTTCTATCGTTGTTGAATGTACAGATAAAGAACAATTAGGCAAAATCATAAAAGATCTTGAAGGTCAACTTACGGGGACGGTTTTAAATGCAGATGCTCAGGAACTCAAGGAATTTTCAGAAAGTATTGAGGCGCTAACGGCTTCTGTGGGACGTCTAATTTACAACAGTGTACCCACTGGTGTGGAGGTATGTGCCGCGATGACACACGGTGGGCCATTTCCGGCAACGTCAAATGCCAAGTTTACTTCTGTGGGATTAACCGCCGTACAACGCTGGGTGCGGCCGGTTTCCTATCAAGATTGGCCAGATGCTTTATTGCCAGATGCCTTAAAAAATGATAATCCGTTAAAAATAGTACGGGAACTTAATAGTGAGCGCACCAGCGCTTCAATTTAAATGGCAAGAAAGACTTTTTTTTGTGTAGATGCCCATACCTGCGGTAATCCCGTGCGAGTTGTGGCCAGTGGTGGCCCTTTTATAGAAGGGGCAAACATGAGTGAAAAACGCCAAAATTTTATCAAACAATACGATTGGATACGCCGCGGACTCATGTTTGAGCCCCGGGGGCACGATATGATGAGCGGGAGTATACTTTTTCCTCCCGTAGACCCTGCAAATGATTGCGGGATCCTATTTATTGAGACCAGCGGCTGTCTGCCCATGTGCGGCCACGGCACCATAGGTACGGTAACGGTGATGATAGAAGAAGGACTGGTTACCCCTAAAGAACAAGGAAAATTGCGCCTGGAAACCCCGGCCGGTCTGGTCATGGTTTCCTATAAACAGGAAGGTAAAAAAGTCAAATCTGTAAAGGTCGTTAATGTAAAATCATATCTGGAAGCAGAAGGTATTGCGGTTGATTCCGCCGAATTAGGCCCTATTAAAGTAGATGTTGCCTACGGCGGAAACTTTTACGCCATCGTGGAAGTTCAGGAAAATTTTAAAGGACTCGAAAATTATCAGGCGAGCCAATTGATTACCTGGAGCCGGGAGTTGCGCAAAAACCTCAACCTAGACCATTCTTTTGTGCATCCTGAAAATGATACGATCAATGGACTTAGTCATATTTTATGGACAGGGAAGGTCATAGAGCACAATTCCACAGCGCGCAATGCGGTGTTTTACGGAGACAAGGCAATAGACCGCTCGCCATGTGGCACGGGAACATCGGCGAGAATGGCGCAATGGTACGCTAAGGGTAAACTCAAAAAAGGAATTCCTTTTGTACATGAAAGTATCATAGGAAGCACCTTTATAGGAAGAATAGAAGAAGAAACGACGCTGGGCGACAAAAAAGCGATTGTTCCCAGTATTGAAGGTTGGGCGCAAGTTACAGGTTACAATACGATCATTATTGATGATGACGATCCATATGCCCATGGTTTTCAGGTGTTGTAAATCCCCCTAGCCCCCGAAGGGGGAACTTGTTTGTCAACGAACTACCAAAGCACTATACTAAGTTTGTTGAGGCTTTCAACCTTTTACATTGACTTCTTGTAGGTTCATCTAAATTTTTTCTTTTAGGAAGTGGAAGTGCCGAAATGCAGAATGCCTTAAGCATAAGATTTTTTCTATAATCCAAATCAAAATTAATAGACATTGAAAAAAATCATCATCATAGGAGCGGGAATCTCGGGATTATGCAGCGCTTATTATCTGGTAAAAGCAGGATTTGAAGTTAGTGTTATAGACAAAGGGGATATGACTACGGGCGCGTCCTATATCAATGCAGGTTATCTCACTCCCAGCCATTTTACCACGCTTGCAGAACCCGGCATGATTACCCAGGGACTTAAATGGATGATGAATAGTGCGAGCCCATTCTACATCAAGCCACGCTGGGATACCAGTTTTTTCAAATGGACATGGAATTTTAAGCAATCAGCTACTTCTTCAAAAGTAGAAAGGGCTATACCCATTATAAAAGAACTTAATTTAAAGAGCCGTGACCTGTATCTGGAGATTCAGGAATCTGGCGATTTTGATTTTCATATGGAACGTAAAGGACTATTAATGGTCTATAAAACGCCAAAAAATGAAGAACACGAGATAAAATTGGCCGAAAGAGCTCAAAAAGAGGGTCTTGAGGTCAAAATACTAAACAAGCAAGAGCTCCACGCACTGGAACCTGTTTTTGCAGATGATGTTTTGGGAGGTATACGCTATGATTGCGATGCTCACACAACCCCTCATATTTTTATGAAGAATATGAAAAACTGGTTGCAGCAGCAAGGCGTCAGTTTCAAGTTGGATGAAAAAGTAGTGGACTTTAAAACCGAAAACAATAAAATCAAAGCAGCAGTAACAGAAACCAACCTTTATGAGGGCGATGAATTTGTACTGGCCTCTGGCGCGTGGACCTTTCAACTTGCAAAACAATTAAGGCTTAATATCCCAATTCAAGGCGGAAAAGGGTATAGTATTAATGTGGCGCAGCCCACTAATATTACGATGCCTGCCATCTTGATGGAGGCTAAATGTGCGGTAACGCCCATGCAGGGTTTTACACGCTTTGCCGGTACGATGGAGTTTTCTGGCAACAATGACATTATACGCGCTAATAGGGTGGAGGCGATCGCTAACGCGGGTACACGTTATTATAAAAACCTTGAGTTTTTGCAAGAAGTCAAAGAAGGGGCAACCTCTGGACTGCGCCCGGTTTCCCCAGATGGGTTGCCTTATATAGGGAATTCCGCAAAATTTGCCAATCTTAATGTAGCCGCTGGACATGCCATGATGGGATGGAGTCTGGGGCCCATTACGGGAAAATTGATTACGCAGAATATTATGGGAGAAGAACCTGAACTTAATTTAGTGCCCTTCAAGGTTAATAGATTTCGTTTTTAATTATGAATATTTCTATAATTTGTAGATTACAGTGGGAAAAATACAGGCACGATGTAGCAGAAAGACAGTAAATAATTTAGATTCTGAGCGAGACTGCTGGAAATATCTTTTTATCTATATGATGTAGAAACTAGAAAAATAAAAAATAAGATCACTTCCGGAAACTCGTCGGTGCGCGATGTGTTAGAAGTAGATGATAAAAAGCGCTAAATTTATTTTACCGGCAGCGGAATAGCCTCCTATTACATTCAATAGTGCCGCATCGATTTTTTACGCAGCAAGAAATCCTTGTAGAACTGACCACTGCTGCAAAAAGCAGGATTTACTTTGAACCAAAAAAATTGTGGATAACCCTGGAAGCAGGTTCCATTGAAAAACTCGTCTATAACAAAAGCTCTGGAAAATTAAAACTAAGCCTGGGCAAAAAACAGCCGCCACTCCGGTTGTTTATCTGCGCAGTTCAAAACCTTCGGATCTGGAATATGATAAAATGAACGGGGCGTATATAATTCCACTATCAAATCAAGAAACGCAGGTTAGCTTCTAATCCTAATTTTTCAAAATGTTATGAGGTAGGGTGTTAAACTTGTTGTTCACGCTGCCTTAACCCAAATTTAAACTTAGGGATTCCTAAATCTCTGCTTTATTGGTTTCATTTGCGCATCAGTCAACCCGGATGAGACCAGCATATCTTCAACTTTCAGACAAACGGCTCGCGTTACTGTTGCACAAGAACGATAAGCAGGCATTTCATGTTATTTTTGATCGTTATTGGAAAAGACTCTACAGCTACGCATACCGCATACATGGCGTAGAAGCGGTGTGTGAAGATTGCATCCAGGAGATTTTTATTACGCTTTGGGACAAGAGAAAAGAAACCTTCCATTCTAAATCTTGAAGGTTATCTTTTTAGGGCAGTTAAATATAAAGTCGCCACCCAACTTAGGGATTTAAAATTCACCCGCGCCCAGGATGAAGTACTACAGCAGATTCCGGTTTCTTCAAAAGTGGATACAAATCTGGAATATCAGGATTTTGAGCGCTTTTTAAATGCCCGAATAGAACAGCTTGCACCCCGTTGCCGTAAAGTGTTTATGCTGAGTCGGTTTGAGCATTATTCTAACGGCGAGATCGCAGACCAGCTTAATATTTCCATACGCACCGTAGAAAAGCACATTAGCGATGCCATTAAAGAATTGCGCGCCGGTCTGGCGCACCCTTCCCTTTAGGTTCTTTATTATCTCAAGGTTTGCGTTGTGTTAAGAAAAGACCGCCAATTTAAAGGAACGGTTAAATCCACTTTTTGCACTACGTGCTGCCCATCAAAAGGGAGACTTACTTTAAAAGGTCCCATTGAACAATTCAGAATTTAAAAAATTACTTTACAAATATACCGCGGAAACGGCTACGGAAACCGAGCGCCTTAAAGTAGAGTATTTCTTATATAAACTACAGCAGAATAACCAGGATTTGCCTGTTCCGCTGGGAGATGCACAGCACAGAGGAATTAAAAATCGCATTGATTCGGCACTTGCTTCCCCAGTCAAAACCGTTCACCTGCAGGTAAAAAAAATATTATGCCTGGGCTGCGGCAATCGCGGTTTTAATAGGTGTTTCAGCATTCCTTGCATCAAGTATAGGGCAAAACACGATCACGGTTTCCAGCGCGAGGGGAGAACATAAAGAAATTGCCCTGGCCGATGGTAGCCACATCTTTCTAAATGCAAACAGCAGTATTGCCTATGAAAAAGATTTTGAAAGCAGGCGGGATGTGACCTTGAAGGGCGAAGCGTTTTTTGAAGTTGCCCACAATCCCCAAAAACCTTTTACAGTTACTTCCGGTGCTATTAAAACCTGTGTTCTTGGTACTTCCTTCAATATAAATTCAAGCGAAAAAATGACCATTATAGGGGTGAAAACGGGCAAAGTAGCGGTAAAATCAACAAATAATCCCCAAAAAAGAGCAGTTCTAACCAAAAATCAACAAATCGTTTTTGAAGCGGGAAAAACCACAAAAATAACCAGGGTAGATGGTTTAGACATCACAGCGTGGACACGTAATGAAATTGTGCTGAATCAAACCAGCCTTTTAGAAACTGCTAAACTACTGGAAAATCAATACGATGTCACTATAGATTTTGAAGATGAATCGCTTAAAAACTATACACTTTCCGGAAAGTTTAAAGATGAAAAATTAGAAAATGTGCTCTCAAGTATTGCCCTTCTCAAAAACCTAACTATTGAATATTTAACACCTAAACACATTCTTATAAGAAAAAAGATACAACAATCCTAATAAAGACCCAGTGCCAAATGGCAACAAAGCCTACACTAAAAATAAACCAAATAGCCCGATTGAAAATGAAAATAAATTTAACCCAACTATTTCGGAAACATAAAATCACACCGTTTCATATTTTTTTTATTCTTTCTACCCTTACTATAGCCACAGCAAAAGCAAATAACGACCAGGATCTTCGTGAAAGTTTTATTACCACGCACTTAGAAGACGTGACCATAACAGAAGTTTTTAAAAGTATTGAAGCACAAACTGCATTTACCTTTGTTTACGATGATGCTCTTGTTCAAAGTGAAAAGCGTTTTAATTTACAAGCTACTCACGAAAATCTTGAATCGGCTTTAAATAGGTTAGGAAAACAGGCTTCCTTCACCTTTAAAGCAATCAATACCACTATTACCGTATTAAGTCAAGATGCGAGTCAACAAACCATAACCGGAAAAGTCACCGATGAAGCCGGAATGCCGCTTCCGGGAGCAACCGTAATGCAAAAAGGGGGCAATAGGGGGACTACAACAGATTTTGATGGTAATTTTAGCCTTGCTGTTTCAGAAACCTCTACGGTTCTTGTAATCTCGTATGTAGGTTTTCAAACAGAGGAAATACCTGCTGCTCAAGGCACTCCTATAACTGTTGTTTTAAAAACAAGTGAAAACGCACTTGATGAAGTGGTCGTTACTGCATTGGGAATAAAACGCTCCCAGAAAAAGCTGGGTTTTTCTCAGGCAAGTATCAGTGGGGATAATCTGGATCAAACCAATCCAAACAATTGGTCATCTGGACTGAAGGGCAAAGTAGCGGGGCTTAACTTCCTTTCTGCCGGATCTGGACCCATCAATTCGCAGAAAATTACGTTGCGCGGGGATGCTTCCCTAAACCCTAACAACAACGCAGCCCTTATTGTGATAGATGGAGTGCCCATAGACCAGGAGATCAATACTTCCGGTACGGGCAGTGCGTATGGCGGCAATGATTCTCCTATAGATTTTGGGAATGTTATTTCAGATTTGAATTCACAAGATATTGAGAGTGTTTCTGTACTTAAAGGTGCTGGTGCAACCGCTTTGTATGGAAGCCGCGGCCAGAATGGCGTAGTGCTCATAACAACAAAATCAGGCAAACGTGGAAGTGGCCTTGGGGTAACGTATAACAGTAGCGTAAGTTTTGATATCATTCAGCGCTGGCCAGACTGGCAATATAAATACGGCCAGGGGAGCGGAAAATCTTTTGATGAAGATGGAGAACCTTATTATTCTTATGGTGCCTCGCCCGATGGTTCAAATACCGGAAGTACGAGCAGCGCCTGGGGCCCTGAATTTAATGGGCAGTATTATTATCAATATGATCCTACCATTGAAAGTCAATCTACAGCCCCGCAACTCTGGAGGCCTTATAAAGACAATCGAAAAGATTTCTGGAATACCGGAATGACTTTTAAAAATTCTATTTCACTGGCAGGTGGAGATGATAATGGTTCGCTGCGGGCTTCTGTGGGGCACTCAAAAAACGAATGGATTATGCCAAACACCGGCTATGAGCTTTTGAATGCGTCGGTAAATGCGACCTATGATATTTCAGACAGAATCAATGTTTCGTCGTTGGTAAACTATAGCAACCGTACCAGTGACAATATACCCAGCACGGGTTACAACAACGGTTCTATCGCTTATTTTATGATTTTTCAGAATCCTAACGTTGCTATGGACTGGTACCGACCCATCTGGCAGCAGGATCAATTTCAGATCCAGCAAATACAACCGTTCAGTTCGTATATAGACAATCCATATCTTATTGCTTATGAAGCCACTAATGGTATGCAAAACGACCAGTTGATAGGAAATCTTACCACCACCATTAAACTGGCCGATAAATGGAATTTACTCTTACGAACCGCATTAAACACTTACAATCAGGAACGACAGCTTAAAAGGCCGTACAGCATCAACAGATATGCGCAGGGTTATTATGAGACCCAGAGTATCTGGAAACAAGATATAAATTCTGATTTCCTGCTCACGTTTGACAGTAAGATTACTGAAGATTTTTCGGTACAGGCTTCTGCGGGGGGAAACAGCAGGGACTATAAATACCGCCGGGTAGATGCCTCGGTCGAAGATCTTGTGGTTCCGGGAGTATATAAGTTGGCTAACGGTGTAAATAACCCGCTGGTAGGCCGAAATGATTCCAATTTTAAAGTCAATAGTCTGTATGCCCTGGCCAATTTTTCTTTTCGGGATCAGATTTTTGTAGATCTAACGGCAAGAAATGACTGGTCTTCTACATTACCCAAGAAAAACGACAGTTATTTTTATCCTTCGGTAAGTTCGAGTTTTATTTTATCAGACATTTTTAATATGTCTGGCACTATGGATTATCTAAAATACCGGTTTTCCTTTGCACGCATAGGTAATGATACAGGACCTTATAGAACAAGCAAGTACTACAGCCAGAGTGATTTCCCCAGTTCTGCTACTGTTCCTACCACCTTGTATAACATTGATTTTAAACCGGAAGTAAGCAGCAGTTTTGAGACGGGATTAGATATACGTTTCTTCAAGAGCCGCCTGCGCCTTGATGCAACCGTTTACCAGACCAATACTAAAAATCAAATTTTAGATGTGCCTATAGATATTACCACAGGTTACAGTTCTGCAACACTCAATTCTGGAGAAGTACGCAACCGGGGCCTGGAGTTTACACTTTTGGCACAACTGTTTAAAAAGGATAAATTCAGCTGGGAATCTACCCTAACTTTTTCAAAAAATTGGAATAAAGTACTTTCCCTTGCCGAAGGTATTGACAACCAGCAGGTAATAGGCGAAGGAGGCCAGGCAACTATTCTCGCTAAAGTAGGCGGTAGTGCAAGTGCCGTGTATGGCTACGGGTTTTTAAGATCTCCAGACGGCAGGATTATTTATGATGATGCCGGCTTGCCCGCATATCCGGAATCTGGGGATATTCAAAAAATAGGAGATGCCAATCCAGATTTTAGGGCGGGGCTTTACAACAGTTTCCGGTTGGGTAATGTAAGCCTGAATGTAATGTTAGATGCTCAAAAAGGGGGCATTATTTATTCTCAGACCCATCACAAACTTACCGAACAAGGTAAATTGAAATCTACGTATTACGGTCGTGAAGATGGTTTTATTGTAGGCGATGGTGTTGTTTTAAATGATGACGGCACCTATTCTGAAAATACAACCGAAGCAGCTACACCAGATTGGTACACCAGGTATTACCGCAGGGCAAATGTAGAATCAAATTCTTTTGATGCCTCGTATATCAAGTTGCGGGAAATAAGCCTGCAGTACAACATGCCGGCCAAATGGCTAAGAGGTACCGGTATACAGGATCTCAACCTCAATTTCTTTGGAAGAAACCTGGCCATGATTACAGATTTTCCCATCTACGATCCTGAAACTGCAGCACTTAACGGAAGCACGCTGCTACCAGGTGTAGAAATAGGCCAGATGCCTTCCCCGGCAACGTATGGTATGGGCTTACAAGTTAAATTTTAAAAAACATTGAAAATGAAAAAGTTATATTTAATAATAATCGGTATCAGCCTTTCCGTTTCGTTTCTTTCCTGTGATAATAATTTTGAAGAAGTAAACGAAGATCCCAACCGACTCGCAGAAATAAGTCCGGCAACGATTTTAAATCCCATTATCTACGGTCTGGCAAGTCATAATGCAGACCGCAGCTGGGCTGTGAATTTTGACCTTATGCAGGTTACCCTTCCTTTTCCCAGTGTTTCCGGTGGTTTGCACCGCTATGATGTAAGTCTGGGGGTGGGTAATTCTTCGTATTACTGGTATTATCGTTGGGCAAATAATATCAACGAGATGCAGGAAGCGGCAGACGAAGACGAAAATCCC
It contains:
- a CDS encoding 4-hydroxyproline epimerase, which translates into the protein MARKTFFCVDAHTCGNPVRVVASGGPFIEGANMSEKRQNFIKQYDWIRRGLMFEPRGHDMMSGSILFPPVDPANDCGILFIETSGCLPMCGHGTIGTVTVMIEEGLVTPKEQGKLRLETPAGLVMVSYKQEGKKVKSVKVVNVKSYLEAEGIAVDSAELGPIKVDVAYGGNFYAIVEVQENFKGLENYQASQLITWSRELRKNLNLDHSFVHPENDTINGLSHILWTGKVIEHNSTARNAVFYGDKAIDRSPCGTGTSARMAQWYAKGKLKKGIPFVHESIIGSTFIGRIEEETTLGDKKAIVPSIEGWAQVTGYNTIIIDDDDPYAHGFQVL
- a CDS encoding NAD(P)/FAD-dependent oxidoreductase, translated to MKKIIIIGAGISGLCSAYYLVKAGFEVSVIDKGDMTTGASYINAGYLTPSHFTTLAEPGMITQGLKWMMNSASPFYIKPRWDTSFFKWTWNFKQSATSSKVERAIPIIKELNLKSRDLYLEIQESGDFDFHMERKGLLMVYKTPKNEEHEIKLAERAQKEGLEVKILNKQELHALEPVFADDVLGGIRYDCDAHTTPHIFMKNMKNWLQQQGVSFKLDEKVVDFKTENNKIKAAVTETNLYEGDEFVLASGAWTFQLAKQLRLNIPIQGGKGYSINVAQPTNITMPAILMEAKCAVTPMQGFTRFAGTMEFSGNNDIIRANRVEAIANAGTRYYKNLEFLQEVKEGATSGLRPVSPDGLPYIGNSAKFANLNVAAGHAMMGWSLGPITGKLITQNIMGEEPELNLVPFKVNRFRF
- a CDS encoding DUF5695 domain-containing protein, with amino-acid sequence MPHRFFTQQEILVELTTAAKSRIYFEPKKLWITLEAGSIEKLVYNKSSGKLKLSLGKKQPPLRLFICAVQNLRIWNMIK
- a CDS encoding RNA polymerase sigma factor; protein product: MRPAYLQLSDKRLALLLHKNDKQAFHVIFDRYWKRLYSYAYRIHGVEAVCEDCIQEIFITLWDKRKETFHSKS
- a CDS encoding sigma-70 family RNA polymerase sigma factor is translated as MKIASRRFLLRFGTREKKPSILNLEGYLFRAVKYKVATQLRDLKFTRAQDEVLQQIPVSSKVDTNLEYQDFERFLNARIEQLAPRCRKVFMLSRFEHYSNGEIADQLNISIRTVEKHISDAIKELRAGLAHPSL
- a CDS encoding FecR family protein, which encodes MFLNANSSIAYEKDFESRRDVTLKGEAFFEVAHNPQKPFTVTSGAIKTCVLGTSFNINSSEKMTIIGVKTGKVAVKSTNNPQKRAVLTKNQQIVFEAGKTTKITRVDGLDITAWTRNEIVLNQTSLLETAKLLENQYDVTIDFEDESLKNYTLSGKFKDEKLENVLSSIALLKNLTIEYLTPKHILIRKKIQQS
- a CDS encoding SusC/RagA family TonB-linked outer membrane protein; this translates as MKINLTQLFRKHKITPFHIFFILSTLTIATAKANNDQDLRESFITTHLEDVTITEVFKSIEAQTAFTFVYDDALVQSEKRFNLQATHENLESALNRLGKQASFTFKAINTTITVLSQDASQQTITGKVTDEAGMPLPGATVMQKGGNRGTTTDFDGNFSLAVSETSTVLVISYVGFQTEEIPAAQGTPITVVLKTSENALDEVVVTALGIKRSQKKLGFSQASISGDNLDQTNPNNWSSGLKGKVAGLNFLSAGSGPINSQKITLRGDASLNPNNNAALIVIDGVPIDQEINTSGTGSAYGGNDSPIDFGNVISDLNSQDIESVSVLKGAGATALYGSRGQNGVVLITTKSGKRGSGLGVTYNSSVSFDIIQRWPDWQYKYGQGSGKSFDEDGEPYYSYGASPDGSNTGSTSSAWGPEFNGQYYYQYDPTIESQSTAPQLWRPYKDNRKDFWNTGMTFKNSISLAGGDDNGSLRASVGHSKNEWIMPNTGYELLNASVNATYDISDRINVSSLVNYSNRTSDNIPSTGYNNGSIAYFMIFQNPNVAMDWYRPIWQQDQFQIQQIQPFSSYIDNPYLIAYEATNGMQNDQLIGNLTTTIKLADKWNLLLRTALNTYNQERQLKRPYSINRYAQGYYETQSIWKQDINSDFLLTFDSKITEDFSVQASAGGNSRDYKYRRVDASVEDLVVPGVYKLANGVNNPLVGRNDSNFKVNSLYALANFSFRDQIFVDLTARNDWSSTLPKKNDSYFYPSVSSSFILSDIFNMSGTMDYLKYRFSFARIGNDTGPYRTSKYYSQSDFPSSATVPTTLYNIDFKPEVSSSFETGLDIRFFKSRLRLDATVYQTNTKNQILDVPIDITTGYSSATLNSGEVRNRGLEFTLLAQLFKKDKFSWESTLTFSKNWNKVLSLAEGIDNQQVIGEGGQATILAKVGGSASAVYGYGFLRSPDGRIIYDDAGLPAYPESGDIQKIGDANPDFRAGLYNSFRLGNVSLNVMLDAQKGGIIYSQTHHKLTEQGKLKSTYYGREDGFIVGDGVVLNDDGTYSENTTEAATPDWYTRYYRRANVESNSFDASYIKLREISLQYNMPAKWLRGTGIQDLNLNFFGRNLAMITDFPIYDPETAALNGSTLLPGVEIGQMPSPATYGMGLQVKF